The following are encoded together in the Cicer arietinum cultivar CDC Frontier isolate Library 1 chromosome 2, Cicar.CDCFrontier_v2.0, whole genome shotgun sequence genome:
- the LOC101490667 gene encoding uncharacterized protein translates to MKTKMLAGLVKKLASTTMGSCASKPNGKSNAQKRRSHKSGKRRGNISSALPEMPLKRVSNAGGNRVGDFSLSDFVHLDFDKAGSTTCRISEVSNGKFHLTQLQYHSQIDTIGKYQEDAWFDSVSIIESDSDDDFSSVHGDGFPFAGNAMGNGPNTQLLQYESASCFVDSGCKYEEFYESYLKIDGGNCKNGEKTQENNSKQSTLIMLSVTRQSVDACDKTETELCASERFLYRPRAGIQIPISTQEKAFQGSWSVVSPSVFKLRGESFFRDKQKCPAPDTCPYKPIGVDLFVTPRKVNHIAKHLELPSVGENGKVPSLLIVNIQLPTYAASMFVGDANGEGLSLVLYFKLSENFETEISPCFQEKIKRLVEDEMEKVKGYTKESSVPFRERLKILAGVVNPEDLHLNSAERKLIYAYNGKPVLSRPQHQFFKGPNYFEIDLDIHRFSYISRKGLDSLRDRVKHGILDVGLTIQAQKEEELPEQVLCCLRLNKIDFVNHGQIPTIMTLDDN, encoded by the exons atgaaaacaaaaatgttgGCTGGATTAGTGAAGAAGTTGGCTTCCACTACAATGGGAAGTTGTGCTTCAAAACCAAATGGGAAAAGCAATGCTCAAAAAAGAAGGAGTCACAAATCCGGAAAGCGCAGAGGAAATATTTCCTCTGCGCTTCCTGAAATGCCTTTGAAAAGGGTTAGCAATGCAGGAGGAAATCGCGTCGGAGACTTCAGTCTTAGTGACTTTGTTCACCTGGATTTTGACAAAGCTGGTTCAACTACTTGCAGGATATCTGAGGTTTCAAACGGCAAATTTCATCTTACGCAGCTTCAATACCATAGTCAAATCGATACAATTG GAAAATACCAAGAGGATGCATGGTTTGACTCAGTTAGTATTATAGAATCTGATTCAGATGACGACTTCAGTAGCGTACATGGAG ATGGTTTTCCTTTCGCCGGCAATGCTATGGGAAATGGCCCAAATACTCAATTACTTCAATATGAAAGTGCATCCTGCTTTGTAGATTCAGGATGTAAATATGAAGAGTTTTATGAGAGCTACCTTAAGATAGATGGAGGTAACTGTAAGAATGGTGAGAAAACTCAAGAGAACAACTCGAAACAATCGACCCTTATCATGCTTTCAGTAACAAGACAATCTGTTGATGCATGTGACAAGACTGAGACTGAATTAT GTGCATCTGAGAGATTTCTCTATCGTCCGAGAGCAGGGATTCAAATTCCAATTTCAACTCAAGAAAAGGCATTCCAAGGTTCCTGGTCTGTAGTTTCGCCTTCAGTGTTCAAGCTTCGTGGCGAATCTTTTTTCCG AGATAAGCAGAAGTGTCCAGCTCCAGATACCTGCCCTTATAAACCAATAGGTGTTGATTTATTTGTGACTCCAAGGAAGGTAAATCACATTGCTAAGCATCTTGAACTTCCAAGTGTGGGTGAAAATGGAAAAGTACCTTCACTCCTCATTGTTAATATACAG TTGCCTACATATGCTGCTAGCATGTTCGTTGGTGATGCCAATGGCGAAGGTTTGAGCCTTGTCCTATATTTTAAGTTGTCAGAGAATTTTGAAACAGAGATCTCGCCGTGTTTTCAGGAGAAAATCAAG AGATTAGTGGAAGATGAGATGGAAAAGGTGAAAGGGTATACAAAGGAAAGCTCAGTTCCTTTTAGAGAAAGACTAAAAATTTTGGCTGGGGTAGTTAATCCAGAAGACCTTCATCTGAATTCTGCAGAGAGGAAACTTATTTATGCCTACAATGGAAAGCCGGTGCTTTCGCGTCCTCAACACCAATTCTTTAAg GGACCTAACTACTTTGAGATAGACTTGGACATACACCGATTTAGTTATATATCGAGGAAGGGACTTGATTCGCTCCGAGACCGTGTAAAGCATGGaattcttgatgttggtttaaCTATTCAG GCACAAAAGGAAGAAGAACTTCCAGAGCAAGTGTTGTGCTGCTTAAGATTGAATAAAATTGACTTTGTTAACCATGGTCAAATTCCTACCATTATGACTCTTGATGATAATTAG